AGGGGGCGTTGCCACAGGGCATGAATAGTCCGCAGAAATGCAACTATGGTCTGTATGGTGAGCAGCTGTCAGGAACGGCGTTCACCGCGCCAAGTCATCAAAACGAACGCACGTGGTGTTATCGAATTCGTCCGTCGGTTAAGCATTCGCACCGATATGAAAAAATCGATCTGCCGTATTGGAAATCCGCGCCGAACGTCCTGAATGATGTGACCAGCCTTGGGCAATATCGCTGGGATCCGGTGCCCCACGGCGATCATCCACTGACGTGGTTGACGGGGATGCGCACGATGACGACGGCGGGAGATGTGAACACTCAAGTCGGCATGGCGACCCATATTTATCTGGTCACTGAAAGCATGGAAGACAGCTATTTCTTCTCGGCAGACAGCGAAATGCTGGTGGTGCCACAGGAGGGGCGACTGCGGTTTTATACCGAGCTTGGCATTCTGGATGTGGAGCCTAAGGAAATCGCGATTATCCCGCGCGGGCTTGTGTATCGCGTCGAAGTGCTTGAGGGGCCTGCCCGCGGATTTGTCTGCGAGAATTATGGACAGAAATTTGAGCTGCCGGGGCGGGGTCCGATTGGGGCGAATTGTATGGCTAACCCGCGCGACTTTAAGGCGCCTGTTGCAGCCTATGAAGATCGCGAAGTGCCCTCAACTGTGACCGTGAAATGGTGCGGCCAGTTCCATGAAACCAAGATCGGCCAGTCGCCGTTGGATGTGGTGGCATGGCATGGAAATTACGCGCCCGTGAAATACGACCTGCGGACGTATTGCCCTGTTGGGGCGATCTTGTTTGATCATCCAGACCCTTCGATTTTTACCGTTCTGACGGCGCCTTCGGGGCAAGCTGGGACGGCCAATATCGACTTTGTGCTGTTCCGCGAGCGCTGGATGGTGGCCGAAGATACCTTCCGTCCGCCTTGGTACCACAAGAATATTATGTCCGAGATGATGGGCAATATTTATGGCAAGTATGATGCCAAACCGAAGGGGTTTGTGCCCGGCGGGATTAGTTTGCACAATATGATGTTGCCGCATGGTCCAGATAAAAATGCGTTTGAAGGCGCGTCCAATGCCGACCTCAAGGCCGAGAAACTCGACAACACGATGTCGTTTATGTTCGAGACCCGTTTTCCCCAACATCTGACCGCATTCGCTGGTAAGGAAGCGCCGCTTCAGGATGACTATATCGATTGTTGGGAGAGTCTTGAGAAGAAATTCGACGGGACTGCGGGCAAGAAATGAAAAGTTATTTTATGTTTAAGTCGCAATGGAATATGTGATGTGACGCGCCGCGCCGATCAACAGCAGATTGTTAAGGGGACATCATGACGAAATTGCATCGCTCTTGGGTGGAAAGCGCCAACAACGCCTCGACTTCTTTCCCACTCAATAACTTGCCCTACGGTGTGTTCTCTGTGGGCGAAACCTCTCCGCGATGCGGGGTGGCTATTGGGGACTATATCCTTGATATTCAATTGCTTGAAGGCGCAGGGCTGCTCGACTTTAACGGTGCATTTGGGGGGGGGCGTGGAACGCGTTTATGGCTCAAGGCCGCAGCAAATGGGATGCGCTGCGCACGCGTTTGATCGAGTTGTTGGCCGAGGGAAGCAAAGAGCAGGAGCGCGTCGCGGCCTACTTGGTTGCCCAGTGTGAGGCCACCCTACACATGCCCTTTCAAGTGCGCGAATACACCGATTTTTACGCAGGCATTCAGCACGCCAAAAATATGGGTGAAATCCTGCGTGGGTCGCCTGATTTGCCCGCGAATTGGTTGCACATTCCCATCGGTTATAATGGGCGCGCGTCCTCGATTGTGGTGTCGGGCACGCCGATCCACCGCCCCAACGGCCAGACTAAAGCGCCGGACGCCGAGGTGCCATCCTTTGGCCCAACCAAACGTTTGGACATCGAATTGGAATTGGGCGCCATCGTGGGGACGGGCACTAAGTTGGGCCAACCGATTACGGTGGATGAGGCCGACGACATGATCTTTGGCTATGTTCTGCTCAATGATTGGTCTGCGCGCGATATCCAAGGCTGGGAATACCAACCGCTAGGCCCGTTTCAAGGCAAAGCCTTTGGCACAAGCATCAGCCCGTGGATCGTAACGTCTGCCGCGCTAAACCCCTTCCGCGCGGCGACACCACCGCGTGTAAAGGCGCTGCTACCCTATTTGAACGGCACAAAAAACGGGTTGTATGACATTGATCTTGAGGTGCTGATGCAACCCCAAGGGGCTGCGACAGCCACCGTAATCAGCAGAACCAACTACAATCGCATGTATTACTCTGCCGCCGAACAACTGTGCCACCACGCAAGCAGCGGTTGCGCCATGAACACGGCGGATTTGTTGGGATCGGGCACAATTTCGGGGCCCACACGCGACGAGTTTGGATCGCTCATGGAACTCAGCTGGGCAGGGCGCAAACCCTTCGCCTTAGACACTGGCGAAATCCGCAGCTTCATCGAAGACGGTGACACGCTAACTTTGCGAGGTAAAGCGCAAGGGGACGGGTATATCATTGGGTTTGGCGACAGTAGCGGGACGATACTTCCCGCTGTAACTCTTGGCCCCTCAGAAGCCTGACAAATAGTATTCCATAACTAGATTTCAAAAATGTGTTGACTGGCTGGAACGTTCCAAATAATAGTGGATTCGAAATTGGAACGTTCCAAAAATGGTTGGGAGATAGTATGAACTGGGGATTGATTGGGGCGAGCACGATTGCAGCCGGGCATATGATTTCGGCGATCCGGTCTTGTGCGGGCAATCAGATTATTTCAGTGCTCAGCGCAAATGCTGAACGGGGTGCGGAGTATGCAAAGACGCATGATATCAGGTCCTCCACAACGGATCTTGAGGCGATGCTTGCCGACCCGAATCTTGATGCCGTCTATATCTCAACCACAAACGAAAAGCATAAATTTCAAGCGCTTGCTGCGATTGCTGCGGGCAAACATGTGCTGTGTGAAAAGCCTTTGGCGATGTCCTGTGCGGATGCGCTTGAGATGGTCAATGCTGCCGAGGAAGCGGGCGTTGTTCTCGCGACGAACCACCATTTGCGCAATGCAGGGTCGCATTTGAAAATCAAAGAGTTGATCGATGCGGGCCGGATTGGCAATGTGCAGGCTGTGCGCGTTTTCCATGCGGTTTACCTGCCTGAATCGCTTCAAGGCTGGCGTATTAACAGTGCGGCGGCGGGGGGCGGTGTCATACCAGATATCGTTGTGCATGACGCGGACACGGTTGGCTTTCATCTCGGGGAATATCCGTTGGAAGTGACCGCAATTGAGGCCTCCGGCAGTTTGGGGCAGGGGGTTGAGGATTCAGTCATGTCTGTCTGGAAAATGCCGTCAGGAATATTGGTCCAGACCCATGAAGGTTTCACGCTTCGCCACGCCGAAACGGGTCTCGAATTTCATGGCACCAAAGGGTCGATCATTGCCAAAAACGTAATGACGCAACAGCCCATTGGGCAAGTTGAATTGCGCACGGCGGACGGCGTTGAGGAGATTAAGTTCAGCGATCATAATCTCTATGCGCGGTCGATAGATCACTTTATGGGCGCGGTTGCTGGGCAGGGTCAGCCAGCCGCGACAGGGCGCGATGGCGTGCGCTCGCTTGCCGTCGCCGCAGCCGTCAAACAGGCCGCGACCACGGGAACCCGCGTCGCTGTCAATTACGGAGGCTTGTAAGCCATGCTTTCGAAGATTGTGTCCGCCGCAGAGGCGGTCTCGAAAATTAAGGACAGGGACGTTGTGACTGTGTCGTCGTCGTCTGGATTGGGGTGTCCTGATCTGGTGCTCAAGGCACTTGGCAACCGGTTCGCACAGGAGGGCCATCCTCGCGATTTGACCACTTTGCACCCGATTGCGGCGGGCGATATGTACGGCATCAAAGGTATCGATCATCTTGCGCAAGACGGCTTGCTGGCGCGGATCATTGCGGGGTCCTATCCCAGCGGCCCCTCCTCTTTGCCGATGCCTGCCATTTGGGAAATGCTGACGGAAAACCGCGTGGCGGCGTATAATGTGCCGTCGGGTATTCTGTTTGATATGCACCGAGATGTGGCCGCCAGAAGGCCGGGCGTTTTGACCAAAGTGGGGCTTGAGACATTCGTTGATCCAGTGCGGGAAGGCTGCGCGATGAATGAACGAGCTGCCGCCGAACCAATTGTCCATAAACAGGAATTTGCGGGAGAAACATGGCTGCATTTTCCGAATATCGTACCCAATATTGCGATTATTCGCGCCACCACCGCCGACGAACGCGGCAATCTCACCTTTGAACACGAAGGTGCAACGCTTGGCGCGTTAGATCAGGCAATTGCCGTGCGCAATCATCGTGGCATCGTTATCGCGCAAGTGAAACGTGTGACGGCGGCGGGTTCGCTCCGTCCACATGACGTGCATATCCCCGGACATTTGGTCGATTATGTAGTGATTGACCCTGATCAAAAACAGACAACAGAAACCACGTATGATCCTGCGATTTCGGGGGAAATTATGCGTCCGTGGGACAGTTTCTCCCTTCCTGAATATGGCGTCGAGAAGGTTATTGCGCGCCGCGCTGCGATGGAGCTGAAGGAGGGGGATACCGCCAACCTAGGGTTTGGAATTTCGGCGAATGTGCCACGGGTCCTTCTGGAGGAAGGGTATCCGCAATCGGTGACGTGGACGATTGAACAAGGTGCTGTCGGCGGCGTCCCATTGACTGATTTCGCCTTTGGCTGTGCCTCCAACGCGGATGCGATTTTGCCGTCGCCAACGCAGTTTACCTACTTTCAAGGGGGCGGGTTTGACGTCTCGTTCCTGTCGTTTTTAGAGGTAGATCGCGACGGAAATGTCAACGTGTCAAAGCTGGGGAAGAAGCCCTATTTGACGGCGGGATGCGGCGGGTTCGTCGACATCACGGCCCACGCCCGCAAGATTGTTTTCTCGGGATATTTCGCCGCAGGTGCCAAATTGGAAGTGTCCGAGAGCGGAATTCGGGTCGCGGCACAGGGGAATTTTACCAAAATGGTAGAGATGGTTGAGCATGTTACTTTTGCGGGGCAACGCGCGCGACGCCAAGGGCAAGACGTTATTTACATCACCGAAAGATGCGTGATGCGCCTGGAAGACAACGGTCTCGTTGCCTTCGAAATTATGCCCGGAATTGATCCGGAGGTTGACATAATCGCCGCAAGTGAAGGTCGCGTTGCTGTGGCTAAAGACGTTAAAATTATGCCGCTTTCACTGCTGTCCGAAGGGAAGATGGGGTTGAAGCTATGAGCAATGTACATCTTGATCTCACCGATGGTGTCGCAGAGTTACGACTGGATAATCCCACCAAACTCAACGCCTTGACGCCCGCAATGCTTGCCGACCTTGAGCGCCATTTGACTGTACTGGAAACGAATGCCGATTTGCGTTGTGTCGTCCTTACGGCGCAAGGGGATCGCGCGTTTTGCGTGGGGGCAGATATCAACGCGTGGGCGGACTTGTCGCCGATGGATTTCGCACGCTATTGGATCCGCAGCGGCCATCGGATTTTTGACCGTATCGCGCGCCTTCACGTGCCGACAATTGCGGTGCTTTCCGGCCACGCTTTTGGCGGCGGGCTGGAACTCGCGGCTGCCTGTGATTTGCGTGTGGCGAGCCCGCGCGCAACGCTGGCTCTTCCTGAAACAGGGGTTGGGATTGTGCCAGGATGGTCCGGAACACAGCGCCTAGTTCAGTTGATGCCAGCGGCCATTCTAAAAGAGCT
This Falsihalocynthiibacter arcticus DNA region includes the following protein-coding sequences:
- the hmgA gene encoding homogentisate 1,2-dioxygenase, with protein sequence MNTQIPPNRMIQAPSLPGPNTGYMPGFGNDYETEVLEGALPQGMNSPQKCNYGLYGEQLSGTAFTAPSHQNERTWCYRIRPSVKHSHRYEKIDLPYWKSAPNVLNDVTSLGQYRWDPVPHGDHPLTWLTGMRTMTTAGDVNTQVGMATHIYLVTESMEDSYFFSADSEMLVVPQEGRLRFYTELGILDVEPKEIAIIPRGLVYRVEVLEGPARGFVCENYGQKFELPGRGPIGANCMANPRDFKAPVAAYEDREVPSTVTVKWCGQFHETKIGQSPLDVVAWHGNYAPVKYDLRTYCPVGAILFDHPDPSIFTVLTAPSGQAGTANIDFVLFRERWMVAEDTFRPPWYHKNIMSEMMGNIYGKYDAKPKGFVPGGISLHNMMLPHGPDKNAFEGASNADLKAEKLDNTMSFMFETRFPQHLTAFAGKEAPLQDDYIDCWESLEKKFDGTAGKK
- a CDS encoding Gfo/Idh/MocA family protein, which translates into the protein MNWGLIGASTIAAGHMISAIRSCAGNQIISVLSANAERGAEYAKTHDIRSSTTDLEAMLADPNLDAVYISTTNEKHKFQALAAIAAGKHVLCEKPLAMSCADALEMVNAAEEAGVVLATNHHLRNAGSHLKIKELIDAGRIGNVQAVRVFHAVYLPESLQGWRINSAAAGGGVIPDIVVHDADTVGFHLGEYPLEVTAIEASGSLGQGVEDSVMSVWKMPSGILVQTHEGFTLRHAETGLEFHGTKGSIIAKNVMTQQPIGQVELRTADGVEEIKFSDHNLYARSIDHFMGAVAGQGQPAATGRDGVRSLAVAAAVKQAATTGTRVAVNYGGL
- a CDS encoding acyl CoA:acetate/3-ketoacid CoA transferase, which gives rise to MLSKIVSAAEAVSKIKDRDVVTVSSSSGLGCPDLVLKALGNRFAQEGHPRDLTTLHPIAAGDMYGIKGIDHLAQDGLLARIIAGSYPSGPSSLPMPAIWEMLTENRVAAYNVPSGILFDMHRDVAARRPGVLTKVGLETFVDPVREGCAMNERAAAEPIVHKQEFAGETWLHFPNIVPNIAIIRATTADERGNLTFEHEGATLGALDQAIAVRNHRGIVIAQVKRVTAAGSLRPHDVHIPGHLVDYVVIDPDQKQTTETTYDPAISGEIMRPWDSFSLPEYGVEKVIARRAAMELKEGDTANLGFGISANVPRVLLEEGYPQSVTWTIEQGAVGGVPLTDFAFGCASNADAILPSPTQFTYFQGGGFDVSFLSFLEVDRDGNVNVSKLGKKPYLTAGCGGFVDITAHARKIVFSGYFAAGAKLEVSESGIRVAAQGNFTKMVEMVEHVTFAGQRARRQGQDVIYITERCVMRLEDNGLVAFEIMPGIDPEVDIIAASEGRVAVAKDVKIMPLSLLSEGKMGLKL
- a CDS encoding enoyl-CoA hydratase/isomerase family protein, whose product is MSNVHLDLTDGVAELRLDNPTKLNALTPAMLADLERHLTVLETNADLRCVVLTAQGDRAFCVGADINAWADLSPMDFARYWIRSGHRIFDRIARLHVPTIAVLSGHAFGGGLELAAACDLRVASPRATLALPETGVGIVPGWSGTQRLVQLMPAAILKELVLTGRRLSAERAYTLGFVNSVSDDPRGDAFAMAAEIKTKSPQATEVAKYMLAAALNEERSAMIEALGGAVMAASPDKTEGVAAFRAKRPANFKDNSRDDT